ACCAACAGTCTCATTTCACTGACTGGACTCCAGTTTTAACACCTGACTCTATTCAGCTTATTCTGGGTTCATCAGCCCAGGGAATCACTGAATGTTTGAACGATTTGTTCAGTACATACAATAACATTACAATACTTTGTGTTATTAGTTAGAACAGATTATGTACAttattctaatttaaataagatCAGATCTTATTTTCTAACCAATTAACGAAAAAAAGGCAATTCCAAAGGGTTCAAATACTTTTTCTTGCAACTATACATGCTGTCATGGAGTCACCTAGGcacaagtgcagctaggctgagcttacaATGAATGGCCAGATACAAGTGTAAGCAGTTTGAAGCAGGGGCTGCACAAACGTCTTTACAACTAAACAACTATTAAAGGAAGAACTTAAGAGTATGCAAGGGCCAGTAAATGTAAATCACAGGATTCTGTTACACGCATAACACGTCTTTATCTTATTTTACCTTCCAGTTTGCTTGGTATCTCCCCAATTCACAAGTTAAAATGATATATTTCTTTTCTGATCTGAGAAAGGACCCGCTGCCCTGGTACTGACCGATTCCCACGGCCTTCATCTCGCTGAGCGTCTGCAGTGCCTGCATGCGGCCAGCAGGGCCGCACCGGAGTGAGCTCCTCAGCACGGCGTTGAACGTCAGCAGGTTGGGCCTCATGCCCTGCTCCTTCATCTGCTTCAGGATCTCCTGCAGATCCGGGGAGATGGGAGTCACACCCACAGAACCGCCTCTCGGGTCTGCGCACGGACACCACACTCAGGCTCGGCACTCACCACGATCAGCTCCCACTTCTCATTGTATTTCTGTCTGACCTCTGGGGCGGCAGTGATGAGCGCGTTGAAGGTGTGCACGTCGACTAAAAGGAAAAGATCATACAGTCACATTAATTGAGTTTAGCTTTCAGCCAGCAGATGGCACTGCGTCACACAGACACCCCCTGCCCCGGAGACTTGGTATCTATTATGCCTCATTCCCATTGAGCTCTGAGTCAGGTTGGATCAGACTGTTCACTGAATGAAGCTTAACATTTAAAGTCAGACTTCAGAACCAGCTTCACCTTCCTCTGGTATTACTTGTGCAAACATCTTTGCtctattaaaaatatttaataaatctatgattactgcaatgtttaaaaaCAGGTATGTTGAAGTCAAGGCGAAAAAGAAACTAAGCTGAACAGCTAACCTGACGTACAGTTATTATCTACATAAGCTGGGACTCGCTGTTAGGTCTACGTGCTCCAATAGCCATGGCACCAACTTACCAGACATACGGTTGTTTAGCATGTCGGTGTACAGCTCAAACGCCTTCGTTTGGGCGCCATACTGCAGATTCACAGAGAAGAGGGTAAGGACACTCCTCACTTCACTACTTTCTGGTTTAACGACCGCCTGCATTTCCGACCAGCTCTCCGACCAGTCGGTATTGTACGCTGTACTGGAACTTTGGTCGTGGAAACAGCAGTGTAGCGTCTCAGCATCGCCCTTTCTCAGTATCAATCTCGTTTCTGCGGCTGTTCTGTTTTCACTACCCTACCGATCGCAATCTCCAAGTCTATTTTGTCTACAATAAGTAAATAACGATTACCTGTGTTTACAATATGCAAACCTAAGTGATATAACAGCTGATTTCCTCCGATTTAAAGTACAGTTACAGTACACTACTgtataataatttataaatataataaaagtgTTATAAATGGTGCAAAGGTGACATTAAAATACCACCTAAAGACGACTGGCACAAACCCACTACCAGTACAGTATGCCTGAAATACTGGCAAGATGCGGTTCCTCACTAAATCGACCAGTCCGCTTAATGACATAGTCGGAAGGAACGGAACTCAGTCGTTAAATGAGGAGTGTCTGTAATTCAGACTAAATCAAAGGAAACAATGTTGTTTTCGGGACACCGCCTGTGCAGTATCCCCGAGGCAAACATTTTTGTTTGCTCTGATCTATGATTGGCTGACATACTAAATATGACGCCCTGGGGTTGGTCAGCAGGACTAACTATGCAGTTACTGGCATGCTTTGCATCACACTCTTTTGCAGTACCGTAAATTAATGTGTAATGTGTAAAACGTCCGTTTTAAAAGAGCTgtcatctttattaaaatgactcacGCACTCGTCGCAGTATGTTTATTTGCACTCTGTATGTGGGTTTGCTGTGCCATCTAGGGTCGTGGCATACAGACCAAACAAGGTAGTGGCGTCGTTTTAAGTATGTGCCAGATTGTTCTCACCAATGTGTTCGATTTCATTTTGCTGCATGTTGTTTGAAGTACATGGCCAGCTTTAAGGAAAGGAGGGAGAGACGCTGAGTACGAGGCGCTCAGCGCTCACCTTGACCATGCCCCTGATCAGAGCACTGTACGAGCGCTCACTGCGCTCAGGCATCAGATTAAATATCCTCTCCGCGTTGTTGTCTTTCctttaagaaaaacaaaaaatatcaaATCAGCATCTGGAAACAGCACAGAACTGTCGGAATTAGGTAATCGCTAGCTGCCCCCCCATTAAGCAAGGGCCTGCCGGAGTCCTGGACACTCACCTCCACACTTCCACTTTCCTTGACCTCCCACGCTTCAATTTTGGGGGCAATTCCTGCTCCTCCTTTGAAAAGCAACCACAGCACAAGAATCACCGAGGAGCACTGCAGTCTTAATCTGTCattaattatcaaacaaagaggTCTTTCTGCAGTTAATAAAGCCTTATATAAAAAGAGAGACCTCAAAAATCAAGTCCAAATGCACGGAACAGGAAGTGAAAATCTTCTGAAATAAACTGCACGTTCACAGTCATGCTGAACATCCTCACCCCATCCTCACTCTTTTCCTGATCAGGCGTTTCTTCTTGCTGTGGATCCTGGTCCCCGTAGAAGCAGATAAGATCCAGGAGGTCATTGGTCATTTCCAGGGAAACCGCAGTGCCTGCGACACGGTTTAGAAACCCTGGTCAGAGCAGAGCGGGGAGAGACTACAAAACGGACGTTAAACTGAAGCTGCACCGGAAAATCATCCCGATATATTACTGCAGCCTgaatacaaaaaaattacaaattaaAGCTCGTTTTCCACACTGGTTTCTATGGCAGCCATGCACTGTCACTATGAATTAGATCCAGATTACAGGGAGTATTAAGGAATATAAACACCCCTTAGATTGAAGTAGATTACATTCGCTTCAATATTAAAAGTTAGAAATTGCTGCAGAAAAGGGCAGTTTAGAAAATTAACAGAACAGATTAAAATTTACTCAACTTTATTCTTCGGTTAAACAGAAATTTTTACAAACATTATTTTCCTTTGCTGCTATGTTTTACACTAAATTCCAGGGATAAAGTCTCTTCCCTGCTTCAGAAACTCGTCCTCAGGGACCACTAGACAgaacatatttttgctccctcccagcctggATGTGACGGGTCTTTATCATCTCGGGGGTCTTTATATCACTTAATACTCTGCCACTCCTCCACGGTTGGTCAGACTGCATACGAGAGGATCAGTGTGGCTTACCAGCCTGCAGCAGCTGGTCGAACATGGCCACCGCCTGGCGGACTTTCCTCAGCTGGATGAGCTCCTTCAGGGCCACTTCGCTGACATCATTCATCTGGGGCTTCAGAGTGTCCGGCATGAGGCACTGAGGGGCGTCACAGGGAGGCTGTTATGCAACTCAGGGCATGAGGAGGAGGCTGCTACGCACTGAGGGGCGTCACAGGGAGGCCGTTATGGAGCTCGGGGCATGAGGAGGAGGCTGCTACGCACTGAGGGGCGTCACAGGGAGGCCGTTATGCAACTCGGGGCATGAGGAGGAGGCTGCTACGCActgaagggcgtcacagggagGCCGTTATGCAACTCGGGGCATGAGGAGGAGGCTGCTACGCACTGAGGGGCGTCACAGGGAGGCCGTTATGCAACTCAGGGCATGAGGAGGAGGCTGCTATGCACTGAGGGGTGTCACGGGGAGGCCGTCATGCAACTCAGGGCAGAATTGtatttgcctgactgcattgtgcaagtgtaaagtttggaggaggggggattgtggtgtggggttgttttgcaTGGGTTGGGCTGGGCCCCCTAGTTGttgtgaaaggaactcttaatgctgcagcattcaaagccattttggacaatttcatgttcTTAACCTTCTCGTCCGACATCAGTGCCTAACCTCACAAACGCTCTCCTGaaagaatggtcaaaaaatCCCATAAACACATTCCTAAACTTTGTGGACaggcttcccagaagagttgtaGCTGCAATGGATGGGCCAAatacatattaaagcctatgtattaagaatgggatggcattaaagttcatgtgtgagtAAAGGGAGGTACcttaatacttttggcaatatagtgcatCTAATTCATGTTACAACCTCATATAAACAAGTGAGACCAGAAACGAAGAAACCAaccaagatggttttcttgcactgccccctggtggacatgacctttAATCTTCCAGACATACGTAAATATGTAAGAAGGGTCTGGTTGTAGAACACTGGTGCACCTCCGCTAGGATGACCATCACTGTGGGGTCGgaaatcacatgacctccactTCCGGCCTGGACATGACATTGTGCAAACTAGGAAAGGACGTGAAGTATACAATATTATTATTCTTAATAATCATTATAGtattattataatcatataataatattataattattatccgtatatatatgtgtgtgggtgtttgtgcatataaatttatattaaatattattatatttagtATATATGGTGACTCTGAAACTAGAGAGCTGGACTGGCAATCAGAAGATTGCTGGATTGAATCCTGTGAATACCAACAGTAAccctactccgttgggcccttgttcaaggcccttaacctgcaagtgcttcatcctgggtataatGTTAACCTACATCCTGCCCTGTAAGCAGTTTGGTTGCAGGGTTGGCACACTAGCCACtggataaaaatataataatgtattataataggatataatcatcatcatctccACTAGGATATCGTACTATTCTCTATGAAGGAGGCTCTGAATCAGAAGACCTCCACAGTAGTACTGGATATGACGGTAGTGCAACATCGGGAACTAACTTTAATAATCCAGCCTACTGAGTTCTCTTCAGCAGCGTCATGTCTGGGTCAGGAGTGGAGTTCCTGGAACCACAGTGGAGATCCTCCTAGCGGAGTTCGCCCATCGATCTGCAGCCAGATACTCTTGGTACAGTGAGTACGCTTCTTGTGTTGCATACTCGTCAAGTCAAGTATATCCCAGCCCCTAATTACTGGTCGGCGTTGCAGGGAGCCCGTCACGCGCCGCGGGGCGTTGCAGGGAGCCCGTCACGCGCCGCGGGGCGTTGCAGGGAGCCCGTCACGCGCCGCGGGGCGTTGCAGGGAGCCCGTCACGCGCCGCGGGGCGTTGCAGGGAGCCCGTCACGCGCCGCGGGGCGTTGCAGGGAGCCCGTCACACGCATCCCTGCAATGTCTCATTAACAGCGCAATGCAAACTCACAGGTATGTGAGGCTCAGCATAGTCCTTTGTGAAGTACTTGGGGTAAGTGTTGACAACATATTCTGCAGcattcttccctgcctcctgtgaCAAGGAGAACAGCTTCTGTGGAGATCAAACAACGCACACAAAATAGTTACTATGCACACAAGCACACTGCTCTCAAAAGAGGCCACAATCTCCTTTGCTAAAAAAAATGGTATCATACTTCAGTCAGGCTTAAAGTATTTTAATTTTGCTCTCACAGTTATTTTTCCTTGCATTTAATATCCACCCATCATTCTGGAATCCAAAAAGGTTAGGCAAAACGTCTGCAAAGGTCAACCAACAGTATTGTGATTCATACAAAGTATGTAACGAACAGGAACTAATACTGTGATCACATGAAGGGGACACTGATACATACGAATTCGGAGGATGTCTTTGGGATGAGAAAGGCATCGTCCTGAAATCTGTAATGTGATCCCGTCGGATCCTGAAGATGGACGaggaaaaaaagttttaaaatgctttaaaagaaaagacaCAGAACTGTACGGTGAACAATTACCAGAGTAAGCAGAAACCCTAGAGTACCCTGTTAACTGTGGATGCTAGAGCCTGGAGTACAGCCACTTCATTCCTGTAATTGAGAATGCGGAACGGATTTAAATGTGTCAAATATATGCAGATGTTACCAatttttaagcattttaaatGCCCTACCATATTTTCTTTCGTGGAATTGTAATCTCTTGAGCAGAGCCTGTGAAAACACAAACGCTGCTTGACATCGCAAAAAGTCAACACCAAGTTTTTACATGTAATAAAAGCTGAGACGTCATGCTGATTGCAGGCAGAAGCGACATACTGGTATCAATGAGATCAGCTTcacacaaaatataaaaaacacGTCCAGATCTCAGCCTAGGGGAATAAATGCTGTTATGACCGCTTAACGTTAAACCCCAAATGCAGACAGATACCTACCAGTTTCAGAGGGATCAGTGTGCTGAGCCGCAACATGGTTGCATCCTAACCTATCAGAAATAAAACATCATATCGATAATTTAGCCCCAGAGTTGTCGATATATGTAATTAAAGCACCCAAACATTTCTTTATGGAAAATCAACGTTAGCATAAGGGCTATTCAATGTCACGCAGATTATTAGTTTTCAAACAAAAAGCcaaataataaatgaaataacatACGAAAGTGAGTTTCACTTCAAAAGCATACCTCCCAATACAGCTTTTGTGTAACAATCGGAAAAGCCGATGGTTCTTACAAAAACTCGACCCCACGACACCACCACAGAGAGCCGCCATATTTCCCCCaactgcatgctgggaaggaatcagtcattttttaatagatgattattttttttacattatgatCTCAAACAAAGTTTCGAGATTTAatgaaaaaaagtaaaattataaatgcatttatataaACAGAGATACATTTACTGATGTTTTATTCCAGCGAACAAAAAGCACAGTGCGGGCGTCCACCCCTACGTACGTAATGGTATAGTCGGTGCTTTCACTGTGCACCACATGTGTTGGATCGCTAGTGCCTGGCACCATGTGTACATGGGTTAACTAGCATACATCTTTTTACTTCGTTTATTTACTCTTGTATTCATAACTATCATTTTTGTCAAGATGCTAGTTGGCAAAGACGTACCGTGGAGGCGCCTTGAAGGCGTGTCATTTGGCATGTACTCGTCTGAAGAAATAAGGT
The sequence above is a segment of the Brienomyrus brachyistius isolate T26 chromosome 12, BBRACH_0.4, whole genome shotgun sequence genome. Coding sequences within it:
- the ptcd3 gene encoding pentatricopeptide repeat domain-containing protein 3, mitochondrial, with protein sequence MAALCGGVVGSSFCKNHRLFRLLHKSCIGRLGCNHVAAQHTDPSETGSAQEITIPRKKIWNEVAVLQALASTVNRDPTGSHYRFQDDAFLIPKTSSEFKLFSLSQEAGKNAAEYVVNTYPKYFTKDYAEPHIPCLMPDTLKPQMNDVSEVALKELIQLRKVRQAVAMFDQLLQAGTAVSLEMTNDLLDLICFYGDQDPQQEETPDQEKSEDGEEQELPPKLKRGRSRKVEVWRKDNNAERIFNLMPERSERSYSALIRGMVKYGAQTKAFELYTDMLNNRMSVDVHTFNALITAAPEVRQKYNEKWELIVEILKQMKEQGMRPNLLTFNAVLRSSLRCGPAGRMQALQTLSEMKAVGIEPSLASYYHILAAFYRTVFGPSASFSNVSSDILHKVMDEVSGRSFIARDPDDVHFFNYGMRICCSLKDLGLAYRLQQLLGVGDNWRFLGSPSQEAHYYGRFFHLICMMESVDTVLLWYRDLVPSLFYPNSGAMRDVLQALDTDNRLDLIPEIWKDIKQLGLANKASDLVEEVLLLMARDKHSPEVHEAFAECALQVKAIYGSGQQGQVTLDWTASALGNIASILLAAGRTKQAWDMLPLFKANNRVPGEKLLDDFLSSAMLCGDPQQAVSLVQLSASFSLPATARLAQRVQQECELSEEHKRLLAELESLRDDTH